A segment of the Parasynechococcus marenigrum WH 8102 genome:
ATCACCTGAACGGCCTGAGCCCACAGGTAATCACGCAGCCACCCATTGATGGTGATGGCGCTCTGGGCAAAGTTGCCGTTGGTGATGTGCGCGACGGAACCGTCGGCGTTCACCGTTCCCCAGATGTCGCTCTGCATCTTCCAGGAGAAGTGGAAGATCACGATCGACAGGGAGTTGTACATCCAGAACAGACCCAGGAACACGTGGTCCCAAGCGGACACCTGACAGGTGCCGCCGCGACCGGGACCATCGCAAGAGAAGCGGAAGCCCAGGTTGGCCTTGTCTGGAATCAGACGGGAGCTGCGGGCGTAGAGCACACCCTTCAGCAGGATCAACACCGTCACGTGAATCGTGAAGGCATGGATGTGGTGGACCATGAAGTCGGCAGTGCCGAGCGGCATGGGAGCTGCGGCGACCTTGCCGCCGACGGCCACAACAGAGCCGTTGAACACTTCGCTTACACCAGCGAGGGCATTCGGAGCGGTGCTTCCGGCTGCTGCAGCGTGGGCGTTCTGGATCCACTGAGCGAAGATCGGCTGAATTGAAATCGCCGAGTCGCTGAACATGTCCTGGGGACGACCCAGGGCACGCATGGTGTCGTTGTGGATGTAGAGGCCGAAGCTGTGGGCTCCGAGCCAGATGCACACCCAGTTGAGGTGGCTGATGATGGCGTCGCGTGCCTTGAGCACCCGGTCCAGCACGTTGTCGATGTGCTTTGCGGGGTCGTAGTCACGCACCATGGCGATGGCCGCGTGAGCAGCGCCACCGACAATCAGGAATCCACCGATCCACATGTGGTGGGTGAACAGACCGATCTGGGTCGGGTAATCAACGGCCATGTACGCGTAGGGAGGCATGGCGTACATGTGCTGAGCCACGATGATGCTCAGAGAGCCGAGCATGGCCAGGTTGAGACCCAGCTGGGCGTGCCAAGAGGTCGTCAGGAATTCATAGAGACCGTCGTGACCGTTGGGAGCCGGGAACAGCAGGGGATCACCCTTCTGACCTTCATGGATCTCCTTGATGGAGTGACCGATGCCCCAGTTCGTCCGGTACATGTGACCAGCGACGATGAAAAGGACGGCAATCGCCACATGGTGGTGGGCGATGTCGGTCATCCAGAGACTGCCGGTGACAGGATTCAGCCCACCTTTGAAGGTGAGGAAGTCGCTGTAGGCAGCCCAGTTCCCGGAGAAGAAGGCTCCGATCCCTGCACCGATACCCGGATAGAGCTGTGCCAGCAGGTCCTGGTTGAAGAACTCGTGCGGCAGTGGGATGTCCGCCACGGTGGCGATGGTTTTGCCATCGAGCACCAGCGGCTGGCCGGCGTCGATCGCATCCATCAGCTTGCTGACGGGAGCGGACACGTGGATGAGGTGACCAGCCCAGGACAGTGAACCGAGACCCAGCAGACCTGCCAGGTGGTGGTTCAGCATGGACTCAACGTTCTGGAACCACTCCAGCTTCGGCGCAGCCTTGTGGTAGTGGAAAACACCAGCGTTGAGCATCAGGCCGGCCATCACCAGGGCACCGATGGCCAGAGCCATGAGCTGGGTTTCGCTGGTGATGCCCCATCCACGCCAGACGTGGAACAGGCCTGAAGTGATCTGAATGCCTTGGAAGCCGGCACCCATATCGCCATTGAGAATTTCCTGGCCAAAGATCGGCCACACCACCTGAGCACTGGGCTTCACGTGGGTGGGATCGGCGAGCCAACCGGAATAGTTGGAGAAGCGGGCGCCATGGAAGAAGGCACCGCTCAACCAAATAAAGATGACGGCCAGATGGCCGAAGTGTGCGGAGAAGATCCGCCGAGAAACCTCCTGGAGGTCGCTCGTGTGGGCGTCGAAGTCGTGAGCGTTGGCGTGAAGATTCCAAACCCAGGATGTGGTTTTGGGACCCTTCGCGAGAGCGCGGTCGAAGTGTCCGGGCTTGCCGAACAGCTCGAAGGTTGCTGGATTGTCAACCTTTTCGACCTGGCTCTTCGCGTCACTCCCACGCTCAGGTGGGCTGATGGTCATCGAGTCGTTCCTCGAGGGACTGGAGTCGAGGTGGAGGGCCACCCCTCCGGCGGATCGAAATCCACCGGGGCCCCGGACGCAGCTCCGCAATGAAGCAGCGTCAGGGAATCAGTGCGTTCAAAAGGCCGAAACCCCTTGACTTCACTGAAGCTGGGGCCCCAAAGAGGGGACCACTGGCGGAAGCATAGATCTGAAGAAGGGCGAATACAGGTGTTGAGTTACAAAGGTTCAATCCCGCCCCGAGCCAGTCTGGAACTGGGGTCTCCGGAGGTGTGATTATCAGCGAAAAAACAGAATCTCACAAAAGCAAGTAATACAAACTTCGTCATTTTTGCGGCCAGACTAATAAAAACTGTTTTCTGCCACGCCATGGTGGGCAGAATGAGCCCATCCGCTGTTCAGCCATGCCGCGCTCGGGCCTGAAGCTGCTGCTGGTGGGGGTTCTGGCCTTGCTGCTCCTGCTCAGCGCCCCGCTTGGGGTTGCAGCCCTGCCGAGCTGGCTGAGCCGCGCCCCTGCGCCGGAGGAGCCCATTCCAAGCCAGGGCCCCTCCGGACGTCTCCAGGAGCTGGCTCCTCCAGGAGCGGTTCAGCAACTCAAGCGCCAACTCGCTGGCCGGCACCCCCAGCTCACCCTGGTGAGTCCAGTCGATGACAGCCTCGTTCAAAGTGATGCTGTCGAGCTGGTCCTGGACGTGCAGGACTGGCCGGTGAGCCGGGACCCAGACCTGGGCATCGGTCCCCATGTGGCCGTGCAGGTGGATGACCGACCCCTGATCCGACTTGATCAACTCACGAATGGAAAGCTGCGGTTGAAGCTCGACGATCTAACGCCGGGTAGCCATCGATTCAGCGCATGGGCCGCCTATCCCTGGGGGGAAGCGGTGACAACCTCGGGCGGTGCCATTCAAGGACGACTGCACCTTTGGCAGCGCCTGAACGCCACCCAGCCAGCGTCAGATGCCCCATGGGTTGTGCCGGTTCCACCCGCCAACGAAGAAAACCAGCAACCGCTGATGCTGGATTGGCTGATCTGGAATGCCCCACTTCAAAATATTCGCGATGGAGACGGCCGCTGGCGCATCCGTATCAGCGTTGATGGCGACAGTTTTCTGACGGACCATCAGGAAGCGATCTGGCTGAAAGGGACAGGTAGCAACGGCACCACGCTGCAGCTGGAGCTGCTGGATGGCCAGGGCGAACCACTGCAGCCCGTGTTCAACAATCGCCTGATCCGATTGGAGGCCGGCCGCCGTGACAGACCCGTCTGGCTCAAAGCCCGGCTCAGTGAAGACGAACTGGAGCATTTGAGCGGTACGCCCCGGCAAGAGCGCATCGACCCTGAGCCCTCATTGCAACGCAGTCCCGCAAAGGAAGAGCAAAACGACGATCAAGAAGCTCAGGAACAAGCGCAACAAGCCGACGTTGCTTCTGAACCCGTCGTCGCAACCGCCGAAGAACCGACCACAGAGCCTGAGCTTGCAACCGTTGACGACTCCATTGAGGAAGCCGTTGACAAAGCCATTGACGACGACGATGACCCAACACCCCCCATGGACCCGGCACTAGCACCGCAACAGCTCGAACCGGACCCTGCTCCCGTCCGTCAGCCTGAACCGCTGCTGCGGCCGGAATCCAGCCTGGGAGGATCAGCCCGGGAGCTGCTGAATCCGGATGGACGTCTCAAGCAGCCCTAAGCCACGTTCTGCCAGCGACCGCCCTGACTTCGCCCACCCCACAGACCCTTGATTGCGGCATCGGCATCGGCCTTTCCGCCGCCAGCCAACCCCTGCTGGATCGCCTGAGGCAGAGCGGTCAGATCCAGGAAGCCCATCGAGCGGATGGAGCGATCAAGGAACTGCTCGTTGGCCACTGGCGGGTTGGACAAACGTTGTTATTCGTCGGCGCGGTTGGGGCTGTGACCCGGCTGATCGCCCCTCTGATCCAAGGCAAGGAGCGGGATCCAGCCGTTCTCGTGCTGGATCCGAAGGGACGGTGGGTCATCCCCTTGCTGGGGGGCCACAGCAGTGGTGCTGAGCAACGGGCGCGGGAACTGGCAGGGATGCTGCAGGCCGACGCCGTCCTGACCGGAGCCTGTGCCACAGAGGATCGCCTGGCGCTCGATGCCTTCGGTGAGGGCTGGGGCTGGCGGCGCGCTGGCAGCAGTACCGCCTGGCGGGAGTTGATGCAGCAACAGGCGTGCTCGGAACGGCTGACCGTTGCCCAGACCTCCGGTTCCACCGATTGGCAGCACCAACATCCCACGCTGGAGAGCGTGACCAGTGCGAGCGAGGCACAGGTGAGCATTGGCGCCGACAACCAGGCCCCCTGCCGCTGGCATCCCGCCAGCCTCTGGCTGGGGGTGGGCTGTGAACGCAACACCAGCCTGGCGTTGGTGCAACGGGTGATCCGGGAGGTCCTGGCTCAGGCGGGACTGGCGGAAGCAGCAGTCGCCGGCCTGGCGAGCATCGATCGCAAAGCGGATGAGCCAGCCCTGATGGAGCTGGGCGAGCAACGGCAATGGCCCTTCCGCACCTACGACGCAACGGCTTTGGCATCGGTCGAGGTGCCAACCCCATCCGACGTGGTGCTCGCCGAGATGGGCACCGCCTCGGTGGCTGAGGCGGCTGCTCTGCTGGCGGCCGGTGAGGGGGCTGTCCTGCGCCAAAGCAAAGTGATTCGCCATGCCGCCACCGGGGAACAGGGCGCGGTGACCGTGGCGGTTGCCGAAGCCAGGCGCCCCTTTGCCCCATCGCGGGGGGAACTGCATCTGATCGGTAGTGGTCCTGGGGATTTATCGCTGCTCAGTGGCGACGCCCGCCAGACCCTCGCCCGTTGCACGGCGTGGGTGGGTTACGGGCTTTATCTCGACCTGCTGGAGCCGTTGCGACAGGTGCATCAGGTGCGTCTGGATGGCCAGCTCACCCGCGAATGGGACCGCTGCGCCCAGGCCCTCAGCCTGGCTCAACAGGGAGCACGGGTCGCCCTGATCTCCTCAGGAGACAGCGGGATCTACGGAATGGCCGGGCTGGCCCTGGAGTTGTGGCTGCAGCAGCCGGAACAGGATCGGCCGAGCTTTCAGGTGCATCCGGGCATCTCAGCCCTGCAGCTGGCGGCAGCCCGCGCGGGAGCACCCTTGATGCACGACTTCTGCACGGTGAGCCTCAGTGATCGACTGACTCCTTGGCCCGTGATCGAGCAACGGCTGCGGGCGGCGGCGGCAGGAGATTTCGTCGTGGCGTTGTACAACCCACGATCCAAAGGCCGCGACTGGCAACTGGCCAAGGCGCGGGAACTGTTGCTCGAACACCGCAGGGGCGAAACGCCAGTGCTACTGGCCCGGCAGCTGGGACGCAGCGATGAAACTCATCAACTCACGGATCTCAGCGGCCTGGAGCCTGAACAGGTGGACATGCTCACCGTGGTGTTGATCGGCAACAGCAGCAGCTATGCACGCGCTGATCGGATGGTGACACCGAGGGGGTACCCCGGAGCCACCGTTGACCAATGGAAGACCCTCCCCTAGGGTTTGGGTCTGGTTTCAGCGGGGATCAGCCGCTGATGGAAACGGGGAAAGAACGGTGCAAATCCGTCGCTGTCCCGCAGCTGTAAAGCGTCCGGCCCCGCCGGCGTCAGTCAGAACGCCCGCCAGGAGCACTACCGACGAGGATCGACTTTGACCAATCTTCTGGCTTCTCCCCGGCCTCTGCGCCAGGCCGCCGTTGCCGCATTGGCCTTGCTATTGATCTCCAGCCCAGCCTTTGCCCACCATCCCTTCGGTATGGGCGACAGCGGTGCGCTGACTCCCTGGCAGGGACTGCTGAGTGGTCTGGGTCACCCGCTGCTGGGGCCTGACCATCTGCTGTTCCTGCTGGCCCTTGGCTTTGTCGGCCTGCAACGCCCGCTGCGCTGGGTGCTGCCGCTGTTGGCGATCGGTCTTGGCGGCAGCCTGCTGTCGCAATTCATTTCCCTGCCCGACGCAGTGGCGCCCTGGGCCGAAGCCCTGGTGTCCCTCAGCCTTGCGGTCGAAGGCCTGATTGCCCTGAGCATGGCCCCCGCCGCCTGGCTGCTGCCCCTGTTCGGGCTGCATGGTTTCCTCCTGGGCAGCACGATCGTCGGGGCGGAACCCAGCCCTCTGCCGAGCTACTTCCTGGGCCTGCTTCTGGCCCAGGGCAGCCTGTTGCTGCTCGTCACCGCCTGGTCCCAGGGCCTGGTGGAGCGTCTGGGAGCCCAAGGCCAGCGGCTCGGAGCCGGCATCTGGATCGGCATCGGCATGGCTTTTGCCTGGGTCGCGCTGATCGACTGACCACAGCCATGCCATGTCCTTTTGTTCGGCAGCTGGCCGCGCCAGCGGCAGCTGCTGCTGTGCTGTCTCTGGCGTGTGCGCCCTTGGCCAGGGCTCAGGTGAGCAGCGTCAGTCCATTCACGGCCATTCAATTCACGGATGTGATGCCCACAGACTGGGCTTACCAGGCGCTGCAGAACCTGGTTGAGCAGCACGGCTGCGTTGCTGGTTATCCCGATAGTCGTTTTCAAGGTCAGCAGTCCATCAGCCGATACGAGGCGGCGGCACTGCTGAACGCCTGCCTGGATCGAATCACCGCGATGACGGATGAGGTGAAAGAGCTAATCCATGTCTTCCGACGTGAACTGGCGATCATCCAGGGCCGTGTGGATGGGTTAGAAGCCCGCCTGGGAGATCTGGAGGCCCCCCAGTTCTCAACCACCACCAAACTCAGTGGCCTCGCCACTGTCGTGATCGGAGCGAACCACTTTTCAGGCTCTGATGATGAATCGGTGGATCAGAACAACCAGGGCTTCGGCGCCACCACGTTCAACAACGACCTTCATCTGATCCTGGAGACCAGTTT
Coding sequences within it:
- the cobJ gene encoding precorrin-3B C(17)-methyltransferase; the encoded protein is MLFVGAVGAVTRLIAPLIQGKERDPAVLVLDPKGRWVIPLLGGHSSGAEQRARELAGMLQADAVLTGACATEDRLALDAFGEGWGWRRAGSSTAWRELMQQQACSERLTVAQTSGSTDWQHQHPTLESVTSASEAQVSIGADNQAPCRWHPASLWLGVGCERNTSLALVQRVIREVLAQAGLAEAAVAGLASIDRKADEPALMELGEQRQWPFRTYDATALASVEVPTPSDVVLAEMGTASVAEAAALLAAGEGAVLRQSKVIRHAATGEQGAVTVAVAEARRPFAPSRGELHLIGSGPGDLSLLSGDARQTLARCTAWVGYGLYLDLLEPLRQVHQVRLDGQLTREWDRCAQALSLAQQGARVALISSGDSGIYGMAGLALELWLQQPEQDRPSFQVHPGISALQLAAARAGAPLMHDFCTVSLSDRLTPWPVIEQRLRAAAAGDFVVALYNPRSKGRDWQLAKARELLLEHRRGETPVLLARQLGRSDETHQLTDLSGLEPEQVDMLTVVLIGNSSSYARADRMVTPRGYPGATVDQWKTLP
- a CDS encoding HupE/UreJ family protein encodes the protein MTNLLASPRPLRQAAVAALALLLISSPAFAHHPFGMGDSGALTPWQGLLSGLGHPLLGPDHLLFLLALGFVGLQRPLRWVLPLLAIGLGGSLLSQFISLPDAVAPWAEALVSLSLAVEGLIALSMAPAAWLLPLFGLHGFLLGSTIVGAEPSPLPSYFLGLLLAQGSLLLLVTAWSQGLVERLGAQGQRLGAGIWIGIGMAFAWVALID
- the psaA gene encoding photosystem I core protein PsaA, which produces MTISPPERGSDAKSQVEKVDNPATFELFGKPGHFDRALAKGPKTTSWVWNLHANAHDFDAHTSDLQEVSRRIFSAHFGHLAVIFIWLSGAFFHGARFSNYSGWLADPTHVKPSAQVVWPIFGQEILNGDMGAGFQGIQITSGLFHVWRGWGITSETQLMALAIGALVMAGLMLNAGVFHYHKAAPKLEWFQNVESMLNHHLAGLLGLGSLSWAGHLIHVSAPVSKLMDAIDAGQPLVLDGKTIATVADIPLPHEFFNQDLLAQLYPGIGAGIGAFFSGNWAAYSDFLTFKGGLNPVTGSLWMTDIAHHHVAIAVLFIVAGHMYRTNWGIGHSIKEIHEGQKGDPLLFPAPNGHDGLYEFLTTSWHAQLGLNLAMLGSLSIIVAQHMYAMPPYAYMAVDYPTQIGLFTHHMWIGGFLIVGGAAHAAIAMVRDYDPAKHIDNVLDRVLKARDAIISHLNWVCIWLGAHSFGLYIHNDTMRALGRPQDMFSDSAISIQPIFAQWIQNAHAAAAGSTAPNALAGVSEVFNGSVVAVGGKVAAAPMPLGTADFMVHHIHAFTIHVTVLILLKGVLYARSSRLIPDKANLGFRFSCDGPGRGGTCQVSAWDHVFLGLFWMYNSLSIVIFHFSWKMQSDIWGTVNADGSVAHITNGNFAQSAITINGWLRDYLWAQAVQVINSYGSNTSAYGIMFLGAHFIWAFSLMFLFSGRGYWQELIESIVWAHNKLKVAPAIQPRALSIIQGRAVGVAHYLLGGIATTWAFFHAHILVVG